TGCCTCCATCCACATCTATCCGAGTCGGGCTTCGACCACGCTCACCGCCGATGCAGTAGGCACGAGCCGCGTGAGGCGCAGCTTCGCCTTCGCGAGAAGCGTGACGTACTCTTGTTCGGTCCGCTCCTGGCCTCCTGGTCCGACGAGCATCATCATGTCGAGCATTTTCCCCGGATGGAAAGTGTCGCCCGTGGGAAGCACCATCTCGATGATCAAGAGCCGGCTGTCCGAACGCATCGCGCGCCTGCAGCTGCCCAGGATTGTGAGGCACTGCTCCTCTGACCAATCGTGAATGACGTGTGAAAGAAGATACGCATCACCATCGGCGGGAACGCTCTCGAAGAAACTGCCCGCTTCGATCGTGACGCGGCCCGTGAGACCGCGTGCTGCAATGAAGGCGGGGGCATCGCGCACCACATGCGGCAGGTCGTAAAGAATCCCGCGTGAATGGGGAAAACGGCCGAGGATTGTGGTCAACAGATTGCCGGTGGCTCCACCCACGTCCACGATCGTTTTCAACGCGGAAAAATCATAGGCGGCGGCGACTGCGGCGGGTTCCTCTCCATGAACGCCAACCATGGTTTCGCTGA
The genomic region above belongs to Candidatus Krumholzibacteriia bacterium and contains:
- a CDS encoding methyltransferase, with product MAETQDSTNQTLPPHVQLVQMGTAHWMSHVVYAAAKLNLADHLAQGPQSADNLAGPTETHAPSLYRLMRTLASLGIMTEDGSHRFALTSLGDALRTGAPGSARATILTLANETWVQGVAQLLYSVRTGKSGFEKLLGMPVFDWLAKHPEAASLFSETMVGVHGEEPAAVAAAYDFSALKTIVDVGGATGNLLTTILGRFPHSRGILYDLPHVVRDAPAFIAARGLTGRVTIEAGSFFESVPADGDAYLLSHVIHDWSEEQCLTILGSCRRAMRSDSRLLIIEMVLPTGDTFHPGKMLDMMMLVGPGGQERTEQEYVTLLAKAKLRLTRLVPTASAVSVVEARLG